The DNA segment GGGATCCGCCGATAGAAATCGAGATCATGGCCCATCGGCGTACCGTCGGAGACACCCTGGACGACACCTTCCTCGTCGATCCGACTGAGCACCGCCATCAGCGCCCGGTCGGCGTGAACGCGATCCTCCTCGCCCAAGATGCCGGCTTCGATGCCGCGCAGGATTCCGTAGGCGATCCCGGCGGTGGCGGAAGTCTCCAGAGGCGACGTCGGGTCGTCGACCAGCGTATGGAATATGCCGTCGTCGCGCTGGTGGCGCTTCAGCGAGCGAACCTGGCTTTTGAGCACGTTCGCCAGGAAACGCTTGTCGTTGGGGGAAAGCGACGGCACCAGTTCAAAAAGCTCGGGGATCGCGACGGTGATCCAGGCGTTGCCGCGTGCCCAGAAGGCATTGGCGAAGTTGTGGCGGCCATTGAAGGTCCAGCCGTGGTACCAGAGGCCGGTGACCGGGTCGCAGAGATAGCGGGCATGGATCATGAACTGGTAGACCGCCTCGTCTATCCAGTCCTTTCGACCGCAGATGACGCCGGCGCGGGCGAGGAAGAGACCGGCCATGAACAGCGTGTCGTCCCAGAGTTCGCCTTCGTTCAGGCGCTCCTTCACCACGTGCTGGAAGCCGCCGTCCTCGGTTTTCGGCAGGTGATGCACGAGCCAGTCGGCCCAGTCCTCGATGAGCGCGCGGAAATCGGAGCGGTCGACATGCTCCGTCAGGATGGCGAGCGGCAGCATCGGCGCGGTGCTGTTGATCTGGCGCGGCGGCAGGCCGCGTTCGATCTGCCAGGCATACCAGGCGACGAGTTCGTCGAGCGCCTTGCGGTCATTCGTGGCGAGCGCCCGGCGCAGGAAGCCGTAGAGACCGACACCGACCTCCCAGTCCCATTCGTCGAACTGGATGCCGCCGGCATCATTCGCCCCGACCAGGCCTTCCTTGATGCCCTTCAAGCGGCTGAAGGCGGCTGCGACCTTGTCGATCGTGGTCTTAAGCGAAGATCGCTCGATGGTGATCTGGTTCATCTGCATGTTCCACTCATGAATAGAAGAGAGGATCCGCGCCACTGGCGGGACCGGCGCTGTCGAAGGTGATTTCCGGTTTCGGCTGCCTGTGGTCGAAGGCGAGCGGCCGGCCACCGATCGAGAAGACGCCGTCATGGGCGAGCCGCACTTCCGGCCGATCCGGCGGCGCGATCGAGAGCAGGAGCCGACCGGTGTCGAAGGCGACCTTGGCGGCGAGGATCCGCTTGCGGAAGCCGTCGAAAGCGTCGCCGTCACCGCAGCCGACGGCGGCGATCCAGCCGCAGCGCTGGCCTTCGGAACGGATTTCCCGCCCCGCGGTGGCACCCTGCGTGACCATGGTGAGGCCGTTGGTGGCGTGAAGTGCTGCAAAGCCGGCGCCCGAACGGACGATCAGCCACCCCTCATCGAGCACGATCTCGTCGAAGCCGTCGCGCCCGAGATAGGCGTGGGTCCAGCCGTTGCGATGATCTTTGGTATCGAGGATCATCAGCGCGAGATCCCGGTGCTGGGCGACCCGCGGGAGGATGCCGCTGCCGGCCCAATAGGACGGCCGCTGCGTGCCCCAGGGATCGTCCTCGCCGGGGTGGTTCACCCATAGCCGTGCCATTGGATGTCCGGAGAGGCGCATGTCCATCACATGCTGCTGGTGTCCCTTCGAACCAGTCTTGTGATCGACGACGGTCGAAAGCTGGGCTGCTTCGTTCTTGAAAAGGATGAGCTTGGCGGCATCGAGCCCCTGCGCATAACGGGCCTCGACGGCGCGGCCGGGCTCCAGCCTCGCGAGGCGAGCGAGTTGGGCGGGCGGGATGTAGTCCGAACAGCAGAACATCGGCAGCGAGGCCACGCCGCCATTCAGCCAGCCCTCGCCGAAGGCGACGGCAGCAAAGGGGGCAAGCTCGGTCAGTGGGCCGGCGCGCAATTCCTTGTCGTATGCCCTGCCCTGCGAGCCCGCCGGCACGCCGCCGAGCGTATGCAGCGCCATCATTTCGAAGATCAGGTCGAGCTGGCCCCGGGCGCGCTCCGCGAGTTCGGGTTCGGCCCAGTGTTCGAGCGCGAGCAGGCCGATGAAATCGATCGGGTAATAGGCGGCCGAGTTCCATTCCGCCAGTCCATGCGCCTCGACGGCGTCAAACCAGCGGGCAAGGCGTGCCGTCGCCAGCGTTGCCTGCTCCCTGCCGGTCCTGCCCGAGGCTTCGAAGACCGCATCCGGCAGCAACTCGCCGGCAAGCAACTGGCTCACGTGGAAGCAGAGAACGTGGTTCTCGCTCCAGAACCACATGACGTCATTGCCGGGCTCGTCCACCCAATAGCGATAGTTGAGAACCGATGTCCGGATCCTCTCGATGGTCTCCTGCGGCAGGTCCCGGCCATAGGCACGGGCGAGCCAGAGAAGCGGTACCATGACGAAGTCCGAGCAGTCCTCGCGCCGGTCAATCGAATTGAGGGTCGCCGCAATGATACGCTCGATCGTCGCGCAATCATCGCTGCCCGAGGCGACCATGGCGAGCACGCGACCGATGCGCTCTGCGCCATGACGCGCGCTGAAGGCGAGCGCCGCCCGCTTCCGCTCAGCGATCGTCGCAGCCGTCACGCCCGGCGACAGCGTGCTCAGGAATGCCGCGTCGATCACACGGGTGACCGTGCCCGCCCCGGAGCCGATCATCAACCGCACGCCGTGGTAGCCGTCCGGAATGCCGAGCGTTTCTGGGATGACGAGGCGGGTCTCGGCTGCGCCGAGCGTCGCTTCGGCCCGCGCCAGCACGGCCCGGTCGTGGCCGTGGCTATAGACTTCGACGGCGACCGGCAGCTCGTTGCCCGGTGCGGCATCGAAGACGATTTCGAGCGCTTCCATGATGAAGACGTCGCGGCTCGGCCGGACGTCGCGGGCGAGTGCTGCGAGCCGGGCGACCTCATGGCGGTCGAGCGGCACCGGCAGCACGACGGTCAGCGGCGCCTCGTCCAGAAGCTCGAGCTCGAAGAACCAGATCGTGTCCCTTTCGGCGAGGTCTTCCGAGTGGAGCAGGATGTGGTTGTCGCCGGCCCTCAAGTCGAGTGTCACGTCGGACACACTCTCGACGTTGCGCCGGAACGGCTCGAAGCGCACCTGCTCGACGCCGTTCACCCAGATGCGCACGCCGCCGCAGGTCCTGAGCCTGAGCTTCAGCCTGCGCGGGGCCTCGCTTCGGAACGTACCCTTGAGCCACCGCCGGACATGGGTTGGCACATGCCAGAAGCTGGTGAACTCGACG comes from the Sinorhizobium garamanticum genome and includes:
- a CDS encoding glycoside hydrolase family 88/105 protein, whose protein sequence is MQMNQITIERSSLKTTIDKVAAAFSRLKGIKEGLVGANDAGGIQFDEWDWEVGVGLYGFLRRALATNDRKALDELVAWYAWQIERGLPPRQINSTAPMLPLAILTEHVDRSDFRALIEDWADWLVHHLPKTEDGGFQHVVKERLNEGELWDDTLFMAGLFLARAGVICGRKDWIDEAVYQFMIHARYLCDPVTGLWYHGWTFNGRHNFANAFWARGNAWITVAIPELFELVPSLSPNDKRFLANVLKSQVRSLKRHQRDDGIFHTLVDDPTSPLETSATAGIAYGILRGIEAGILGEEDRVHADRALMAVLSRIDEEGVVQGVSDGTPMGHDLDFYRRIPNLPTPYGQALTMLLLIDVLLKGDVRS